Proteins found in one Deltaproteobacteria bacterium genomic segment:
- a CDS encoding SDR family oxidoreductase: MAGRFAGKVVVITGAASGIGAAAARRFAREDARLVLSDLDAEAGEAIAKELQAAAFVRTDVADPAQVEALLQTAVDRCGALDVLFNNAGIGAYGKAPDLDIDMWKRVLEVDLYAVFYGCKFAIPHLRRSGGGAIVNTASISGLFGDPGLVAYNAAKAGVVNLTRTVAIDHAREKIRVNCVCPGPIETPLIEPVLAIPAARAEYSQRVPMGRLGRPDEVAAVVAFLASDDASFITGAAVVVDGGLTADAGDVNISRLMGE, from the coding sequence ATGGCGGGAAGATTCGCAGGCAAGGTCGTCGTGATCACGGGCGCAGCGTCGGGCATCGGCGCCGCCGCCGCGCGCCGCTTCGCGCGCGAAGATGCGCGGCTGGTTCTCAGCGATCTCGATGCCGAGGCGGGCGAGGCCATCGCGAAGGAGCTGCAAGCCGCCGCGTTCGTGCGGACCGACGTCGCCGATCCGGCGCAAGTTGAAGCGCTGTTGCAGACGGCGGTTGACCGCTGCGGGGCACTGGACGTGCTGTTCAACAACGCCGGCATCGGCGCCTACGGCAAAGCACCCGACCTCGACATCGACATGTGGAAGCGGGTGCTCGAAGTGGATCTCTACGCCGTCTTCTATGGCTGCAAGTTCGCTATTCCACACCTGCGGCGCAGCGGCGGTGGTGCGATCGTCAACACGGCCTCGATCTCGGGCTTGTTCGGCGACCCGGGGTTGGTGGCGTACAACGCGGCCAAGGCTGGCGTCGTCAATCTCACTCGGACGGTGGCGATCGATCACGCGCGCGAGAAGATTCGCGTCAACTGTGTCTGTCCCGGTCCGATCGAGACGCCGTTGATCGAACCCGTGCTCGCCATTCCGGCCGCGCGCGCCGAGTATTCGCAGCGCGTGCCGATGGGCCGCCTCGGCCGCCCGGACGAGGTGGCTGCCGTGGTCGCATTCCTGGCGTCGGACGACGCGTCGTTTATCACTGGCGCGGCGGTGGTCGTCGACGGTGGCCTTACCGCCGACGCGGGTGATGTGAATATCAGCCGCTTGATGGGCGAGTAG